The Methylomonas rhizoryzae genome includes the window CTCCGGCATCGGCAAACCTAGATAGCGCTTGAAGCCCGCCGCACAAAACAGTATAATCGCCGGTCTTTATATAGCCTCGAACATTTGAGAAGCAAAGATGAAAACATTTAGTGCAAAGCCCGCAGAAGTTAAGCGCGATTGGTACGTAATTGATGCAGAAGGAAAGACGCTTGGTCGCCTTGCTACTGAAATTGCACGACGTCTTCGCGGCAAACATAAACCGGAATTTACCCCGCACGTAGACACCGGTGATTACATCATTGTCGTCAATGCCGAGAAAGTGGGCGTTACCGGCAACAAAGAAAAAGACAAAATCTACTATCGTCATACCGGCTACATCGGCAACATGAAATCCGCGTCTTTGGGTAAACTGAGACAAACTTTTCCCGACCGCATTATCAGCACCGCCGTACAAGGCATGCTGCCTAAAAATCCTTTAGGCCGGGCTATGTTCAAAAAACTTAAAATTTACGCGGGTCCTGAGCATAACCACCAAGCTCAACAACCCAAGGCACTCGATTTTTAAACAGGTAATTAGTTTATGGCAGCTCAATACTACGGAACCGGTCGTCGCAAAAGCTCGATTGCCCGCGTCTACGCCACCGTCGGCTCAGGAAAATTCATCATTAACAGCCGGCCGGTCGCAGAATATTTCGGTCGCAAAACCGACGAAATGATCGCAAGACAGCCATTGGAATTGCTGGGCAAAAGCGGCGATTTCGACGTCAACATTATCGTTTGCGGCGGTGGCCCATCAGGTCAAGCCGGCGCCATCCGCCACGGCTTAGCCCGGGCGCTGATCGAATTCGACGAAGCATCCCGCTCTCCGCTGAGAAAAGCCGGCTACGTCACCCGCGATGCCCGCGTGGTAGAGCGTAAAAAAGTGGGCTTACACAAAGCTAGAAAACGTCCGCAATACTCGAAACGTTAATATCTTGCCCGCCCGCAAAAAAGCCGCTGTACAGCGGCTTTTTTGTGCTTATCGCTTGCGTATTGCGAATCCAGCCGGCGTTACCGGCTGGCGCGCGTTGGCAACCTCTTAGTGACTGACGTCGACTTTGTTACCCTTAGCCTGACCGATTTGTGCCAACATTTGACCAAACCATTCGGCATCGATATCGAAAGGTTTGCCGCCTTTGATGCGCGGAAACTCGATAGCCCGCAACACATTATTGTTATCCTCGTCATGGCCGATAACGCCGGATTCGCGGCGAAACGCACACTCGACAGCCAAATCCGCGCAAGACTTGATTAAACGCATGTCATCGACGTTAGCCGCCGCGGCGCGCGAGAAATAACCGGATTTTTGTATCAAGGTTTTTTCGGCGCCTATCATTTGTGCGAATTGCTCGCCGAACCATTTACCCGGATTAACCGCATCCAGCTTAATATGCCCGAACGCATCGCGCGGCACTTCTTGGCCTTTTGCTTGCATTTCCGCAACGATGGCCTCGACTCCCGCGCCCTCGGACACGAAAATATTAACGCAATCGACCTTGTCCATCACCGCTCGCAGCCGCGCCGCTTCCGCCGCCAAATCGACATCCATTTCCGGAATGAAGACCGCGTGCACCTCGTAGGATTCGCGCGACAACCCTAACTCCGGCAGCCACTCGGCTTTATCGAGCAATTTACGGTACTCTTGCGCGGTGGCCGCCGTTAACCATCCGCAGTTACGACCCATGACTTCGTGCACAATCAGCATGCGCGGGTTTGAATTATTTTCGGCCGCCACGTTTAAGAAATAACGCGCACCTTGCTCGGCCGCGGTCCATGCACCTAAGGATTGTTTGATCGGAAATACGTCGTTATCGACCGTTTTCGGCAAACCGATTACCGTCAAGCCGTAGTCGTTGGAAGCCAAAAATGCCGCCAGATCGGCCGCCGCGGTATTGGTATCGTCGCCGCCTATGGTATGCAAAATATCGACGCCGTCTTTAACCAATTGGTCGGCCGCCACTTTTTGCGGATCCTGGCCTTCTTGGACCAAACCGCGCTTCACGCAGTCTTTAACGTTAGTCAGCTTGACCCGGCTGTTGCCGATCACGGACCCACCAAAAGCTTGCAACACGCCGGCTTTTTTACGTACCGCCTCGGTGACCGGATAAGAATCTCCCAACAGCAAGCCCTTGTAACCGCCCCGGTAGCAAATAATTTCGATACTCGGATCAATCTCGGTATAGCGCTCGATCAAACTACCGATAGCCGAGTTCAAGCAAGGCGCTAAACCGCCTGCGGTAAGAATTGCCACTTTCTTTGGTTTATTCATGAGAGTTTTCAATTTGAGTTAACGACAAACACATTGAGCGGACATTGCGCAGACTAGCGACGTCCAAACAATACGGTAGAGCGATCAAACGAAATGGTCGCCCTGAAACCGTGCTGACGCGATTTTAACATATCAATCCGCTCAATAATTAGTCGACCCAAGAGTCCGGCCATTCCCAATTTAAAACCCTGAGTTTGTCCGGACAATACAGGAAATCGCCTAAACCACTAATCGCTTACTTTGTTTAAATACCGATTGATGTCTTGCAAATCCGCTTCGCTTAAACTGCCTGCGGCCTGCTTGAGCTTGACGCCATTGATCAGATAATTGTATCGACTGGTCGCATAATCGCTTTTGGCCTTATAGAGATTACGCTGCACCGTCAATACGTCCACCATGGTCCGGGTACCGACTTCAAACCCGGCCTCCGCGGCTTCGACGGCCAATTCCGCAGACTTTACCGTCGTATCCAAAGCTTTAACCGTATTAATGCTGGTCAAAACCCCCCGATAAGCGTCCTTCACTTGACGATTCACGCTACGCTTGACTTTGATCAATTCTTCGCGCGCCGCTTGATAAGCGTATTCCGCCTGTCTGACTTTGGACGCAACCCCGCCGCCTTGAAATAACGGCAAATTGAGCTGCAAACCGAAACTTTCAGTATTCCCGCGTAACCCGTACAGGTTGCGATTGTCTTGCTCTTGATATTGGGCGACGAGATCGACGGTCGGCAAATGCCCGGCTTGTTGTAACTCAATGCTTTTACGTATGTATTCGGCCTGGTTAATCTGCGCGACGATAGAAAAATTATTGCTTTCGGCACTATGCGCCCAGGCCGATATATCCTGCGGAGCCGGTTCGCCCAGCGGTACGCTTTGTCCCAATGCACTTAAACCGGCGGGATGCTCGCCGATAATCTGGCGCAAGGCTTCCTTTCGATTATCGATAGTATTCTCCGCCTCTATCACCGAAGCCGTGGCTCTATCGTATCCTGCTTGAGCCTCATAGACATCGGTAATGGCAATCACGCCGACGTCGAAACGCTGTTTGGCTTGCTCGAGCTGTTTTTCGATCGCCTTCTTCTCCGCCAGACTAAAGGTCAAATAGTCTTGAGCAGCCAGCACATTGAAATAGGCTTCGGCCGTGCGCGCCATCAAATCCTGTTGTTTGGCCTGATTTTGCGCTTCCGCTTGCGCAATCTTGTTGTCCGCCTGATCCAGCCCTATCCAATGCTCCCAGTGAAAAACCGGTTGCTTGAGCGATATACCTAGCGAACTGTTCCAAAAGTGCTGTAATGTTTGCCCTAAAAAGCTCTGGCTTTCCAAACGATTGCGCGAACTGTCCGCGGTAAAACTGATATTGGGCAACATCTGTGCGATGCTTTGCGAACGTACTTCGGCAGCGGCGGCTTGATCGATAACGCCTATCTTCGCATCGGGGTCGTTTTCCCTGGCCAGCTGATAGATCTGCATCAAATCGTCTGCAATAGCGGCCGCACCCGGTATCGACGCCAGCCATAGCGCCGCCAACAGTCTTAACATCGCACTATCTCTCCAGAAAGAGTGAAAAATTACCGGCATTATCACCTAAAATAATCAGACCACCGCAGCTAATTGCGTTTAGGCACGTTAGATTCCAAGCTACGCCGTCTGGCGACAACCCATAACCGACACGATTTTCGCCAACTCGACAACCCGAACTAACCGCCGACGCTTAAGAATTAATAAATGCTAGGCTGCCAACATGGATTCGTCAAAACCAACCATCAACCTAAAGTC containing:
- the rpsI gene encoding 30S ribosomal protein S9, with the protein product MAAQYYGTGRRKSSIARVYATVGSGKFIINSRPVAEYFGRKTDEMIARQPLELLGKSGDFDVNIIVCGGGPSGQAGAIRHGLARALIEFDEASRSPLRKAGYVTRDARVVERKKVGLHKARKRPQYSKR
- a CDS encoding TolC family outer membrane protein; amino-acid sequence: MLRLLAALWLASIPGAAAIADDLMQIYQLARENDPDAKIGVIDQAAAAEVRSQSIAQMLPNISFTADSSRNRLESQSFLGQTLQHFWNSSLGISLKQPVFHWEHWIGLDQADNKIAQAEAQNQAKQQDLMARTAEAYFNVLAAQDYLTFSLAEKKAIEKQLEQAKQRFDVGVIAITDVYEAQAGYDRATASVIEAENTIDNRKEALRQIIGEHPAGLSALGQSVPLGEPAPQDISAWAHSAESNNFSIVAQINQAEYIRKSIELQQAGHLPTVDLVAQYQEQDNRNLYGLRGNTESFGLQLNLPLFQGGGVASKVRQAEYAYQAAREELIKVKRSVNRQVKDAYRGVLTSINTVKALDTTVKSAELAVEAAEAGFEVGTRTMVDVLTVQRNLYKAKSDYATSRYNYLINGVKLKQAAGSLSEADLQDINRYLNKVSD
- a CDS encoding pyrophosphate--fructose-6-phosphate 1-phosphotransferase: MNKPKKVAILTAGGLAPCLNSAIGSLIERYTEIDPSIEIICYRGGYKGLLLGDSYPVTEAVRKKAGVLQAFGGSVIGNSRVKLTNVKDCVKRGLVQEGQDPQKVAADQLVKDGVDILHTIGGDDTNTAAADLAAFLASNDYGLTVIGLPKTVDNDVFPIKQSLGAWTAAEQGARYFLNVAAENNSNPRMLIVHEVMGRNCGWLTAATAQEYRKLLDKAEWLPELGLSRESYEVHAVFIPEMDVDLAAEAARLRAVMDKVDCVNIFVSEGAGVEAIVAEMQAKGQEVPRDAFGHIKLDAVNPGKWFGEQFAQMIGAEKTLIQKSGYFSRAAAANVDDMRLIKSCADLAVECAFRRESGVIGHDEDNNNVLRAIEFPRIKGGKPFDIDAEWFGQMLAQIGQAKGNKVDVSH
- the rplM gene encoding 50S ribosomal protein L13, whose amino-acid sequence is MKTFSAKPAEVKRDWYVIDAEGKTLGRLATEIARRLRGKHKPEFTPHVDTGDYIIVVNAEKVGVTGNKEKDKIYYRHTGYIGNMKSASLGKLRQTFPDRIISTAVQGMLPKNPLGRAMFKKLKIYAGPEHNHQAQQPKALDF